The Bradyrhizobium sp. LLZ17 genomic sequence GACGGGCTGGCCTGCGGTGACGTAGGTGAGATCGCTTTCCTTTGGATTGGCGTCGACCCAGGGATGGGCGACGTCGATGATGGAGAACACAGGCGTGCCGGCCGCAACGAAACGGCCGAGCTGGATCTGCTCGACTTGCGTTGCGACGCCGGCCATCGGCGCGCGAAGCACGGTGTGGTCGAGATTGCGCTGGGCCTCGTCGAGCTTGGCCTTGGCTTGCGCGTAGGGTGGAAACCGCTCGAGCGGCAGCTCGGGATCGCCGAGCAGTTGCATCTTGGCATTGGAGAGCTGCTGCTTGATGAACTGCGCCTGCGCGCCTGCGGTGACCAGCGCGTTCGATGCGTTGTCGAGATCGAGCTGCGAGCCGAAGTTGTTCTTGACCAGCGCCTGCTTGCGCTCGACGTCGCGTTGCTTCAAGTCCATGCCCTGCTGCGCGAGATCGAGCATCTGGCCGTAGATCTTGATGTTGGCGCGGAGATTGTCATAGGTGGACTGCGCCTGCATGAGCTGGGCCTTGGCCTCGTCGACCGCGAGGCGGAACGGCACGGGATCGATCTCAAACAGCTCATCGCCCTGCTTGACGATCTGGCCCTCTTTGACGACGACCTTCTCGATCTTGCCGGAGATGTCAGGTGTCACCAGCACCTTCTGCGCGCCGACATAGGCGTCGTCGGTACCGACATAGCGGCCGCCATTGAGATAGAAGGTGAAGCCGGCGATGGCGACCACGATCGGCAGCACGACCATCAGCAGGAAGCGGCGATAGCGCCGCAGGCCCGCAACCACGCGGCGGCGCGGGTCGGTGCCGGCCTTCTTGGCCGGCTTGCCGCTGTCGATCTTCTGCTCGGGCTGGAACTTGAGGACCTGATCAGCCATAGCGTTGCTCCTTACGCGCTTGCTCCGCTCCCGACGTCTGGATCGCGTTACGCACGTTTTCCTTGATGGTTTCGAGTTGAGTGAGAAGGCGATGGGCGTCCGCCGGATTGATGCCTTCGAGCGCGTTCGCCGTGAGTTCGGATTTCAATCCGCTCATCTTGCCAAGCAGCTGCCGTCCGGCCTTCCTCAGATGGAGGCGCTTGACGCGGCGGTCCGAGGCATCGCTGCGGCGTTCGATCCAGTCATTGTCGCAGAGCTTGTCAATCAGGCGCGTCAGCGTGATCGGCTGCATCTCGAGAAGTTCGGCGAGTTCCGACTGTTTCATGCCCTCGCTGCGCTCGACCTTGGCGAGCACGGCCCACTGCGCGCGGGTGATGCCGAAGCGCGACGCCTCCTTGTCGGCATAGACCCGCAGGAGGCGGTAGAGCTCACCGAGCGTGAACAGGAAGTTCTGGTCGACGGACCCGCGGGTCATGTGCTTTGTCTCCAATAAGCTTGAATATAATAAGCAAGCTTATGATTATTTCATGGCGGGTTAACGGGAGGCTGTCCCGCCGCAAAAGCATGGCTGGCAGCCGGCCACCGGTGGGACTTTGGGTTCCCGACCCGAAATGCTAGAAGGCGAGCCAGATGACCCTCGCAAAGCCGGCATTTCCGACCCCCGACCACGATCACGGCCGCTGCACCGCGGACGCGCTGTCGCATGCCGAGGCGGTTTGCGAGCAGCGGGCGCAGAAATTCACGCCAATTCGCCGCCAGGTGTTGGCGGCGTTGCTCTCCAGCCATCGCCCGCTCGGGGCCTATGAAGTGATCGACGAATTGGCCAAATCGATGCCGCGGCCGGCGCCGATCACGGTCTATCGCGCGCTCGATTTCTTGATGACGAACGGTCTCGTGCACCGCATCGAAAGCCGCAACGCCTATCTCGCCTGCGCCGCCCATGACCACGACGCGACCTCCGCGGTCGCGTTTCTGATTTGCGAGCATTGCGGCCTCGTCGGCGAGATCCCGTCCGCGTCCTTTGCGCAAGACCTTAACCTCGCGGCGCGCGCGTCAGGCTTTGCGCCGAAATTGTCCGTGGTCGAGATCACGGGCACCTGCACCCATTGTCAGAAGACGTCTTGAAGCAACAACGGCGCGAAGCCGGATTTCGGGAAGACATGTCCTCACCTCAAGCCACACAATCCGCCGGGCGTCCCCTGAGTGCCGGCGCCATCGCCTTGATGCTCATGCTGTGCCTGACCTGGGGCTTCAATCAGATCGCGGTGAAATTCGTTCTGCCCGACATCCCG encodes the following:
- a CDS encoding HlyD family secretion protein, whose protein sequence is MADQVLKFQPEQKIDSGKPAKKAGTDPRRRVVAGLRRYRRFLLMVVLPIVVAIAGFTFYLNGGRYVGTDDAYVGAQKVLVTPDISGKIEKVVVKEGQIVKQGDELFEIDPVPFRLAVDEAKAQLMQAQSTYDNLRANIKIYGQMLDLAQQGMDLKQRDVERKQALVKNNFGSQLDLDNASNALVTAGAQAQFIKQQLSNAKMQLLGDPELPLERFPPYAQAKAKLDEAQRNLDHTVLRAPMAGVATQVEQIQLGRFVAAGTPVFSIIDVAHPWVDANPKESDLTYVTAGQPVTLEVDAFPNHVFKGKIGSLSPGTGAQFAILPPQNATGNFVKVVQRVPVRIYFDETDNYVRKLKAGMSVYATIDTGHQRSLASLFGLSATANQDKD
- a CDS encoding MarR family winged helix-turn-helix transcriptional regulator; translation: MTRGSVDQNFLFTLGELYRLLRVYADKEASRFGITRAQWAVLAKVERSEGMKQSELAELLEMQPITLTRLIDKLCDNDWIERRSDASDRRVKRLHLRKAGRQLLGKMSGLKSELTANALEGINPADAHRLLTQLETIKENVRNAIQTSGAEQARKEQRYG
- a CDS encoding Fur family transcriptional regulator, coding for MTLAKPAFPTPDHDHGRCTADALSHAEAVCEQRAQKFTPIRRQVLAALLSSHRPLGAYEVIDELAKSMPRPAPITVYRALDFLMTNGLVHRIESRNAYLACAAHDHDATSAVAFLICEHCGLVGEIPSASFAQDLNLAARASGFAPKLSVVEITGTCTHCQKTS